A genomic segment from Spinacia oleracea cultivar Varoflay chromosome 3, BTI_SOV_V1, whole genome shotgun sequence encodes:
- the LOC110796597 gene encoding metal tolerance protein 4, translating into MEGGSGGGLEYDAKEPLLVMSNEQEQDMINNGNGRGDIWCHRHRYSFTSLKNDFFSKLPLKVQHAMDPDSPFDLDLSNTSGLIEAEKEYYERQVSTLKSFGEVDALDIPPDMNVNEEEERREQAQHQRAMNISNGANVVLLALKIYATIRSGSIAIAASTLDSLLDLMAGGILWFTHLSMKNINIYQYPIGKLRVQPVGIVIFAAVMATLGFQVLIEAVEQLIRNEPWPKMIYEQLVWLYSIMLTATAVKFTLWLYCKNSGNRIVRAYAKDHYFDVVTNVVGLIAAILGDKFYWWIDPIGAIGLAIYTISNWSGTVFENAVSLVGQAAPPEVLQKLTYLVIHHHAQIKRVDTVRAYTFGVLYFVEVDIELPEDLPLKEAHAIGESLQIKIEKLPEVERAFVHLDFECDHKPEHSVLIKLPTSQP; encoded by the exons GTGGTGGTGGGTTGGAGTATGATGCTAAAGAACCATTGTTGGTTATGTCTAATGAGCAAGAACAAGACATGATTAACAACGGGAATGGAAGAGGTGATATATGGTGTCACCGTCACCGGTACTCTTTTACAAGTCTGAAAAATGACTTCTTCTCTAAGCTCCCTCTAAAAGTTCAGCATGCCATGGATCCTGACTCCCCTTTTGATTTAGACCTATCTAATACCTCTGGATTAATTGAAG CGGAGAAGGAATACTATGAAAGGCAGGTTTCAACATTGAAATCATTTGGGGAGGTTGACGCTCTAGATATACCTCCTGACATGAACGTtaatgaagaagaagaaagacgaGAACAAGCCCAACACCAGAGAGCAATGAATATATCTAACGGGGCTAATGTTGTGTTGCTAGCATTAAAG ATATATGCAACTATAAGGAGTGGGTCTATAGCTATAGCAGCCTCAACACTTGACTCCTTGCTAGATCTTATGGCCGGTGGAATTCTTTGGTTCACACATTTGTCGATGAAGAACATCAATATTTATCAGTACCCTATTGGCAAACTAAGGGTTCAACCTGTGGGAATTGTTATATTTGCGGCTGTCATGGCCACGCttg GATTTCAGGTGCTGATTGAAGCGGTGGAGCAATTAATAAGAAATGAACCTTGGCCAAAGATGATATACGAGCAACTTGTCTGGCTCTACTCCATCATGCTTACTGCCACAGCTGTAAAATTCACACTATGGCTTTACTGCAAAAACTCAGGGAACAGGATTGTTCGTGCATATGCAAAG GATCATTACTTTGATGTAGTTACAAATGTTGTGGGATTAATCGCTGCAATTCTTGGTGACAAATTTTATTGGTGGATTGATCCTATCGGTGCTATTGGTCTGGCTATCTATACCATTTCAAATTGGTCTGGGACCGTTTTTGAAAATGCAG TTTCTCTGGTTGGACAAGCTGCTCCCCCAGAAGTCCTGCAGAAACTGACCTACCTTGTTATACATCATCATGCTCAAATCAAACGTGTTGATACAGTCCGTGCATACACCTTTGGTGTTCTATACTTTGTTGAG GTTGACATTGAACTGCCAGAAGACTTGCCTTTGAAAGAAGCCCATGCAATTGGAGAGTCATTGCAGATTAAAATTGAGAAGCTCCCTGAAGTTGAACGAGCTTTCGTGCATCTAGATTTCGAGTGTGATCACAAACCAGAACATTCAGTTCTCATCAAATTACCTACTAGTCAACCTTGA